The following coding sequences lie in one Acidimicrobiales bacterium genomic window:
- a CDS encoding phosphotransferase family protein, producing the protein MNAVGHQAAERLRAWLAANVEGVWPDPIEVEVLAGGASNLTLAVRQGDADLVVRRPPVDAFLPSAHDMSREYRFYRALHGTAVPVPRALAYCNDESVLGAPFYVMERLAGIVPHEAEVLAPFPPERRAALAERFVEVLAALHDIDPAAVGLDGTGRGEGYLERQVARWCDQWARSKAVDVPVVDELGAALRPALPASPPARIVHGDYRLGNVLVAAHDPARILGVLDWEMATVGDPLADLGYTVLYWGAAGALAVHPSQEVADMPGFAAAAEVVERYAALTGRDVDAVDFYVALASFKLVVIRQGQLARERQAGATVPDIEPAYQALAERALARLRRAVP; encoded by the coding sequence GTGAACGCAGTAGGGCACCAGGCCGCCGAGCGCCTGCGGGCATGGTTGGCGGCCAACGTCGAAGGTGTGTGGCCCGACCCCATCGAGGTCGAGGTGCTGGCGGGCGGGGCCTCCAACCTCACGCTGGCCGTGCGCCAAGGCGACGCCGACCTGGTGGTGCGGCGCCCGCCTGTCGACGCCTTCCTCCCGAGCGCCCACGACATGTCGCGGGAGTACCGCTTCTACCGCGCCTTGCACGGCACCGCCGTGCCGGTGCCGCGGGCCTTGGCCTACTGCAACGACGAGTCGGTGCTCGGCGCCCCGTTCTACGTGATGGAACGCCTGGCCGGCATCGTGCCCCACGAGGCCGAGGTGCTGGCCCCGTTCCCGCCCGAGCGCCGCGCCGCGCTGGCGGAGCGCTTCGTGGAGGTGCTCGCCGCCCTCCACGACATCGACCCTGCCGCCGTCGGGCTCGACGGCACCGGCCGCGGCGAGGGCTACCTCGAACGGCAAGTGGCGCGCTGGTGCGACCAGTGGGCGCGCTCGAAGGCCGTCGACGTGCCCGTGGTCGACGAGCTCGGCGCCGCCTTGCGCCCCGCGCTGCCCGCCTCGCCCCCGGCGCGCATCGTGCACGGCGACTACCGGCTCGGCAACGTCTTGGTGGCGGCCCACGACCCCGCCCGCATCCTCGGTGTCCTCGACTGGGAGATGGCCACGGTGGGCGACCCCTTGGCCGACCTGGGCTACACCGTCCTCTACTGGGGCGCGGCTGGTGCGCTCGCCGTGCACCCCAGCCAAGAGGTGGCCGACATGCCGGGGTTCGCCGCCGCCGCCGAGGTGGTCGAGCGCTATGCCGCCCTCACCGGCCGCGACGTCGATGCCGTCGACTTCTACGTGGCGCTGGCCAGCTTCAAGCTGGTGGTGATCCGCCAAGGCCAACTCGCTCGCGAACGCCAGGCGGGGGCGACGGTGCCCGACATCGAACCCGCCTACCAGGCGCTGGCCGAACGGGCGTTGGCGCGACTGCGCCGAGCCGTGCCGTGA
- a CDS encoding OB-fold domain-containing protein has translation MTVFGITSVGTYVPQGRLDRSAVAAVLGSSGGKGTRSVASYDEDTTSLGVEAGRLALRSGVAPSAVLFATTDPAYLDKTNATAVHAALGLDSSAAAFDAVGSVRSGIGALRSALDAAAAGRPTLAVLSDIRNGLPGGQDEVQGGDGAAAFLCGRDGVIAELAGAACSTSEFLDRWRSPGQPASRVWEERFGEAAYAPLAEAAVADACKQAGITIEAVDHLVLAGLHGRANRVIAKSLGVRKEALADDLTGVIGNTGCAHVGLLLADALDRAEPGQVVLVVSVADGVDALVFRTTEALPAARAGAVALRERIATETSTVAYPMFLTWRGMLNREPPRRPDPDRPAGPPSLRSEAWKFGFSGSRCIACGMRHLPPTRVCASCHAVDEMEPERLADLQATVRTFTVDRLAFSLNPPTVIVVVDFDGGGRFQCEMTDVDPSTLAIGDRVEMTFRRLYTADGVHNYFWKARPVRAGGGND, from the coding sequence GTGACCGTGTTCGGCATCACCTCCGTCGGCACCTACGTCCCCCAGGGACGCCTCGACCGCTCGGCCGTGGCCGCCGTGCTCGGCTCCTCCGGGGGCAAGGGCACGCGGTCGGTGGCCTCCTACGACGAGGACACCACCTCGCTCGGCGTGGAGGCAGGGCGCCTGGCGCTGCGTTCGGGGGTCGCCCCCAGCGCAGTGCTCTTCGCCACCACCGACCCCGCCTACCTCGACAAGACGAACGCCACCGCGGTGCACGCCGCGCTGGGCCTCGACTCGAGCGCAGCGGCCTTCGACGCCGTCGGTTCGGTGCGTTCGGGCATCGGTGCCCTGCGGTCGGCGCTCGACGCCGCCGCCGCAGGCCGTCCCACCCTCGCCGTGCTCTCCGACATCCGCAACGGGTTGCCGGGCGGGCAGGACGAGGTGCAGGGCGGCGACGGGGCGGCTGCCTTCCTGTGCGGCCGCGACGGAGTGATCGCCGAGCTGGCGGGCGCCGCCTGCTCCACCAGCGAGTTCCTCGACCGGTGGCGCTCGCCGGGCCAGCCCGCCTCCCGGGTGTGGGAAGAGCGCTTCGGCGAAGCGGCCTACGCGCCGTTGGCCGAAGCCGCCGTGGCCGACGCCTGCAAGCAAGCGGGCATCACCATCGAAGCCGTCGACCACCTGGTGCTGGCGGGCCTGCACGGGCGGGCCAACCGGGTCATCGCCAAGAGCCTGGGCGTGCGCAAGGAAGCACTGGCCGACGACCTCACCGGTGTCATCGGCAACACGGGCTGCGCCCATGTCGGCCTGCTGCTGGCCGACGCCCTCGACCGGGCCGAGCCGGGCCAGGTCGTGCTCGTCGTCAGCGTGGCCGACGGCGTTGACGCCCTCGTGTTCCGCACCACCGAGGCATTGCCCGCGGCGCGCGCAGGCGCCGTCGCACTGCGCGAGCGCATCGCCACCGAGACGTCGACCGTCGCCTACCCCATGTTCCTGACGTGGCGGGGCATGCTCAACCGCGAGCCCCCGCGCCGGCCCGATCCCGACCGCCCGGCCGGCCCGCCGTCGTTGCGCAGCGAGGCATGGAAGTTCGGCTTCAGCGGCTCGCGCTGCATCGCCTGCGGCATGCGCCACCTGCCGCCCACGCGGGTGTGCGCCTCGTGCCACGCCGTCGACGAGATGGAGCCCGAGCGCCTGGCCGACCTGCAGGCCACCGTCCGCACCTTCACCGTCGACCGCCTGGCCTTCTCGCTCAACCCGCCCACCGTCATCGTGGTCGTCGACTTCGACGGCGGCGGCCGGTTCCAGTGCGAGATGACCGACGTCGACCCCAGCACCCTCGCCATCGGCGACCGGGTGGAGATGACGTTCCGCCGGCTCTACACCGCCGACGGCGTGCACAACTACTTCTGGAAGGCTCGGCCCGTGCGGGCCGGAGGAGGCAACGACTGA
- a CDS encoding acetyl-CoA acetyltransferase has translation MASNGIRDRVAIVGMGCTPFREHWDKGVDDLLVDASQAALASAGVTHDEIDAYWLGTMASGLSGITLSRPLKLKYKPVSRLENFCATGSEAFRNACYAVASGAYDTAMAIGVEKLKDSGFSGLTGTAPPNDGTAAPLTAPAMFSLLAPAYAKKYGVDAEEMKEVMTRIAWKNHKNGALNPLAQFRKEVDKDVICNSPLVAGQLGIYDCSGVADGSAAAIIVRAEDAYRFTDKPLFVKGLSFVAGPAEGTTDPDFDFTSFEETVVSAEDAYRQAGITDPRSELAMAEVHDCFTPTELVIMEDLGFAQRGMGWKEVLAGTFDLDGELPVNPDGGLKSFGHPIGASGLRMLFECWLQLRGEAGPRQIDNGKKLALTHNLGGAPGECVSFVSVVGCERSDA, from the coding sequence ATGGCGTCCAACGGCATCCGTGACCGCGTGGCGATCGTGGGGATGGGCTGCACCCCGTTCCGCGAGCACTGGGACAAGGGGGTCGACGACCTGCTCGTCGATGCCTCGCAGGCGGCCTTGGCCTCGGCGGGCGTGACCCACGACGAGATCGACGCCTACTGGCTCGGCACCATGGCCTCAGGCCTGTCGGGCATCACCCTCTCGCGTCCTCTGAAGCTCAAGTACAAGCCGGTGTCGCGGCTGGAGAACTTCTGCGCCACCGGCTCGGAGGCCTTCCGCAACGCGTGCTACGCGGTGGCGTCGGGCGCCTACGACACAGCCATGGCCATCGGCGTGGAAAAGCTGAAGGACTCGGGCTTTTCCGGGCTGACAGGCACGGCGCCGCCCAACGACGGCACCGCTGCGCCGCTGACGGCGCCCGCCATGTTCTCCCTCCTCGCCCCCGCCTACGCCAAGAAGTACGGCGTCGACGCCGAAGAGATGAAGGAGGTCATGACGCGCATCGCTTGGAAGAACCACAAGAACGGCGCGCTCAACCCCTTGGCCCAGTTCCGCAAGGAAGTCGACAAGGACGTCATCTGCAACTCGCCCCTGGTGGCGGGCCAGCTCGGCATCTACGACTGCTCCGGCGTGGCCGACGGCTCCGCCGCGGCGATCATCGTGCGGGCCGAGGACGCCTACCGCTTCACCGACAAGCCGCTGTTCGTGAAGGGCCTGTCGTTCGTGGCAGGTCCGGCCGAGGGCACAACCGACCCCGACTTCGACTTCACCAGCTTCGAGGAGACGGTGGTCTCGGCCGAGGACGCCTACCGGCAGGCGGGTATCACAGACCCGCGGTCGGAGCTGGCCATGGCCGAGGTGCACGACTGCTTCACCCCGACCGAGCTCGTCATCATGGAAGACCTCGGCTTCGCCCAGCGGGGCATGGGGTGGAAGGAAGTGTTGGCGGGCACCTTCGACCTCGACGGCGAGCTGCCGGTCAACCCTGACGGCGGCCTCAAGAGCTTCGGCCACCCCATCGGCGCCAGCGGCCTGCGCATGCTCTTCGAGTGCTGGCTCCAGCTTCGTGGCGAGGCCGGCCCCCGGCAGATCGACAACGGCAAGAAGCTGGCCCTGACCCACAACCTCGGCGGCGCCCCCGGCGAGTGCGTCAGCTTCGTGAGCGTCGTCGGCTGCGAACGGAGCGATGCGTGA